AGTACAAGGCCAACGTGAAGATTGCCTATGCCGAAGGTGCGCCCGGCTAGAGAATCAGGGTGAGTCACGATGCCCGAGCCGTTGGATGGCCAGCTTAGGCGGCAGCAACAGCAGTACGATCAGGCCGCCTATCAGAAACTGGTGGGCCAGAGCAAGCCCAAACCGCCGGTGGCGAGAAACGCTCTGGCCGCCTTTATCCTGGGGGGTGCTCTGTGCGCCCTGGGCCAGCTGATAGTGCTGCTGCTGGTGGGCGCGGGCATGTCCCCGGCCGAGGCCACCACGGCCACGGCCATGATCATGGTCTTCCTGGGCGCGCTACTCACCGGTTTGGGAGTTTACGACACTCTGGCCAAGTGGGGCGGGGCCGGGGCCATAGTCCCCATTACCGGCTTCGCCAACTCCATCGTGGCCCCGGCCATGGAATTCAAGCACGAGGGTTTCGTATTCGGCGTGGGCGCCCGGATGTTTACCGTGGCCGGACCGGTCCTGGTGTACGGTCTGGTCACGGCCATCCTCATGGGACTGTTGACCTGGGTGCTGAAATAGGCACCTGTCCAACCGGCAGGAGACTTCTCCCGGGGCGAGAATTGGGTTCTAGGTGGTGAGAG
Above is a window of Clostridia bacterium DNA encoding:
- the spoVAC gene encoding stage V sporulation protein AC, which gives rise to MPEPLDGQLRRQQQQYDQAAYQKLVGQSKPKPPVARNALAAFILGGALCALGQLIVLLLVGAGMSPAEATTATAMIMVFLGALLTGLGVYDTLAKWGGAGAIVPITGFANSIVAPAMEFKHEGFVFGVGARMFTVAGPVLVYGLVTAILMGLLTWVLK